The uncultured Methanobrevibacter sp. genome has a segment encoding these proteins:
- a CDS encoding NAD(P)H-dependent glycerol-3-phosphate dehydrogenase, which yields MFSNIGVVGAGAMGTAISQTVCDNTQNVLLYARREELVESINEAHVNKDYFPNIRLQDNIMAINDLNKLKDAEVIFLTLPSSTIREVTRKLRDIISDNCVLVSTAKGLEKKSKKRMTEVIEEEIGRPAAVLSGPNIASEMVERTFSSATIACKNNQYLEKVKKALSTSKFKVSASCDVVGVEYCGVIKNVIAISQGICEGMKINDNARFSVFTKTYNETKNLIKKFGGDPNTVDDYCGFGDIITASTLNVSRNHTLGVLYGQKIVIDEKASGVLFEGKNTIIIMKDLCTKYNIECATVDFTYDVIIDRFNPKRAFEKFWKKL from the coding sequence ATGTTTTCTAATATAGGTGTTGTAGGCGCGGGAGCTATGGGAACCGCTATTTCCCAAACTGTTTGTGATAATACTCAAAATGTTTTATTATATGCTAGAAGAGAAGAATTGGTCGAATCAATAAATGAAGCACATGTTAATAAAGATTATTTTCCAAATATTCGTTTACAAGATAATATTATGGCTATTAATGATTTAAATAAATTAAAAGATGCAGAAGTAATATTTTTAACTTTACCTTCATCCACTATTAGGGAAGTCACTCGTAAATTAAGAGACATCATTTCAGATAATTGTGTTCTTGTGAGTACAGCTAAAGGTTTAGAAAAAAAATCTAAAAAAAGAATGACTGAAGTCATTGAGGAAGAAATAGGTAGGCCAGCTGCTGTATTATCAGGACCTAATATCGCTTCTGAAATGGTTGAACGTACATTTTCTTCAGCAACGATTGCATGTAAAAATAATCAATACCTTGAAAAAGTTAAAAAAGCATTATCCACTTCTAAATTCAAAGTTTCTGCAAGTTGTGATGTTGTTGGTGTAGAGTATTGTGGTGTAATTAAGAATGTAATTGCTATCTCTCAGGGAATTTGTGAAGGGATGAAGATAAATGACAATGCACGTTTTTCCGTTTTTACAAAAACTTACAATGAAACAAAAAATTTAATAAAAAAATTTGGAGGAGATCCAAATACTGTTGATGATTATTGTGGTTTTGGAGACATTATTACGGCTTCAACTTTAAATGTAAGTAGAAATCATACTTTGGGTGTTTTATACGGTCAAAAAATTGTAATTGATGAGAAAGCATCCGGGGTTCTTTTTGAAGGGAAAAATACAATTATTATAATGAAAGACTTATGCACCAAATATAATATAGAATGTGCTACAGTTGATTTTACTTATGATGTAATCATTGATAGATTTAATCCAAAAAGGGCATTTGAAAAATTTTGGAAAAAATTATAA